One Pyrenophora tritici-repentis strain M4 chromosome 5, whole genome shotgun sequence DNA window includes the following coding sequences:
- a CDS encoding GTP-binding protein yields the protein MSDSSDSTSSSSGDSSDYDSSDYDSSDCDGADGIVPMSIDPDAVTTGSLQALQSADERKVMDIVDKLRRTGLSGVVELPQLIVCGDQSSGKSSVLEAITEIPFPRKENLCTRFATEIILRRSTESTSTVTITPDKLRPQSEHVKLKGFTKSITDFSQLPDVIEEATLAMGLGAVGGTNSRAFSRDVLSIEITGPNRPQLTLVDLPGLIHATNKAQTGADKKLILKLVNQYMKNPRTIILAVVSAKNDYANQIILDHCRKIDKQGRRTMGIITKPDFLREGTDNELSWIELAQNKDIYLESGWHMLKNRADCQMDFSFEQRNQDEDLFFSQGRYADLPRECVGISSLRERLSKVLLTHLIKELPSLKAEMVDKLQATVVEIEKLGEKRNTIPEQRMALMRISMKMNDILKSAAKGHYESEFFGPISTDANVDSTENIRRFRAVIQHLNMAFANDMRLRGHKFAIGAGPSDDKKDIEEDAKAAKELAGQKGGDTSSFLPVPKHLTRNEAVGWVKKTLERSRGFELPGTFQPMLISQLFWEQSGPWEQIAYQHIAKVAQACKDFVAAVLGATAPAEFQEPLNNINIDKALSNSLADAKTELNKLLQDKARHPSTYNHYFTTTIQQTRQRKYQSMNKAASTASQGTYINRFSEHVAYVDPGLLVEQMNKALEADMDVFSSQEALDTERAYYKDELKYFVNAVAKAVIERHLVAPLPDIIVSPLAVTKMTDKQIESVAAEPPQVTQQRAHLEWKRAMLEKGMDTFRVATGGLKRKRESV from the exons ATGTCGGACTCCTCTGACTCTACGTCCTCGTCCTCTGGTGACTCTTCTGACTACGACTCCTCTGACTACGACTCCTCTGACTGCGATGGTGCAGACGGTATCGTACCCATGAGTATCGATCCCGATGCTGTCACCACAGGCTCCCTCCAGGCGCTTCAGTCGGCGGATGAGCGCAAGGTGATGGACATCGTCGACAAGCTCCGGCGCACTGGCTTGAGTGGTGTCGTGGAGCTACCACAGCTCATTGTATGCGGCGATCAGTCCTCTGGCAAGAGTTCCGTTCTGGAGGCAATCACTGAGATCCCATTTCCTCGCAAAGAGAATCTGTGCACGAGATTCGCTACTGAG ATCATTCTGCGTCGCTCCACTGAATCTACGAGTACTGTCACCATCACCCCCGACAAGTTGCGTCCACAGTCTGAACATGTGAAGCTCAAGGGTTTCACAAAATCGATAACCGACTTTAGTCAGCTTCCAGATGTTATTGAAGAGGCGACCCTAGCAATGGGCTTAGGGGCTGTAGGTGGCACAAACTCAAGGGCATTTAGTCGTGATGTCTTATCGATTGAGATCACTGGTCCGAATCGACCGCAGCT TACCCTTGTTGATCTGCCTGGTCTCATCCACGCAACCAACAAGGCCCAAACCGGAGCCGACAAGAAACTTATCCTCAAACTCGTCAACCAGTACATGAAGAACCCTCGCACTATCATCCTGGCTGTAGTCAGCGCAAAGAACGACTATGCCAACCAGATCATTCTCGATCACTGTCGCAAGATCGATAAACAGGGCCGCCGTACTATGGGAATCATTACCAAGCCTGACTTCCTTCGCGAAGGTACCGACAACGAGTTGAGTTGGATTGAGCTTGCGCAAAACAAGGATATCTATCTGGAGAGTGGCTGGCACATGCTGAAGAACCGTGCCGATTGCCAGATGGACTTCTCGTTCGAGCAGCGCAACCAAGATGAGGACCTGTTCTTCAGTCAAGGACGTTATGCCGATCTACCTCGCGAGTGTGTCGGTATCAGCTCCTTGCGCGAGCGCCTCAGCAAGGTGTTGCTTACCCACTTAATCAAGGAATTGCCCTCGCTCAAAGCTGAGATGGTGGACAAGCTACAAGCTACAGTCGTTGAGATCGAGAAGCTAGGCGAGAAGCGCAACACAATTCCAGAGCAGCGCATGGCCCTCATGAGGATCAGCATGAAAATGAACGACATCCTAAAGTCTGCTGCAAAGGGCCACTACGAGTCTGAATTCTTTGGACCCATCAGCACGGACGCCAATGTAGATTCTACCGAAAACATTCGTCGCTTTCGAGCTGTGATTCAACATCTCAACATGGCCTTTGCAAACGACATGCGCTTAAGAGGTCACAAGTTCGCCATTGGAGCTGGTCCAAGCGATGACAAGAAAGATATTGAAGAAGATGCGAAAGCTGCGAAGGAGCTCGCGGGACAGAAAGGGGGTGACACGTCGTCTTTTCTTCCTGTACCCAAGCATCTGACGCGTAATGAGGCTGTCGGCTGGGTGAAGAAGACACTTGAGCGATCTCGCGGATTCGAATTGCCTGGAACATTCCAGCCAATGCTGATCTCCCAGCTATTCTGGGAGCAGTCTGGACCGTGGGAACAGATTGCCTATCAGCATATTGCCAAAGTCGCCCAGGCATGCAAAGATTTTGTCGCTGCTGTTCTCGGTGCCACAGCCCCTGCTGAATTTCAAGAGCCTCTTaacaacatcaacatcgACAAAGCTCTCAGCAACTCATTGGCCGACGCAAAGACAGAACTGAACAAGCTTCTTCAGGACAAGGCCCGTCATCCCAGCACATACAACCACTACTTCACGACCACGATCCAGCAGACCAGACAGCGCAAGTACCAGAGCATGAACAAGGCTGCTAGCACGGCTTCACAGGGAACTTACATCAATCGATTCAGCGAGCACGTTGCATATGTTGATCCTGGATTACTCGTTGAACAAATGAACAAAGCTCTTGAGGCTGACATGGACGTCTTCTCCAGCCAGGAAGCACTCGACACAGAGCGTGCATACTACAAAGACGAGCTGAAGTACTTCGTCAACGCCGTCGCCAAGGCCGTCATTGAGCGTCACCTCGTTGCGCCTCTCCCTGATATTATCGTCTCGCCGTTGGCTGTCACAAAGATGACTGACAAGCAGATTGAGTCCGTTGCTGCTGAGCCGCCTCAGGTTACGCAGCAGAGGGCTCATCTCGAGTGGAAGAGGGCCATGTTGGAGAAGGGTATGGATACCTTCAGGGTGGCCACTGGTGGGCTCAAGCGTAAGCGCGAGAGTGTCTAA
- a CDS encoding putative dehydrogenase domain multifunctional non-ribosomal peptide synthetase: protein MASLTKGSIPDPTADLHWSDFKGPIHEIFAGNARKHPERPCVVETATSKTPERQFTYKDIFEATAVLAHHLVQNGVQRGEVVMIFAHRGVDLVVAIMAVLAAGATFSVLDPLYPPDRQCIYLEVSQPRALVVIDKAIREAGPLSDQVRTYIKENLQLRTEIPALELKNDGTLIGGTKDGKDVLDDQQQLRAELPGVLVGPDSTPTLSFTSGSEGKPKGVKGRHFSLTHYFPWMAETFGLSENDKFTMLSGIAHDPIQRDIFTPLFLGAQLLVPSKEDIQHEKLAEWMRKYGATVTHLTPAMGQILVGGASAVFPTLHHSFFVGDLLIKRDCRRLQNLAPNVRIVNMYGTTETQRAVSYYELPSCTEAPEFLDSIGDVIPAGRGMKNVQLLVVNREDRNQICKPGESGEIYVRAGGLAEEYLGLPDLTAAKFVDNWFVDQQKWVDEDKKKVESLGAAEPWREFYKGPRDRLYRSGDLGHYSEDGNVHCTGRVDSQVKIRGFRIELGEIDSHLSAHPLVRENVTLLKRDAYEEPTLVSYIVPEMKRWYDWLEERGAKDSNSVEDTSMVTMLKRFKYLRDDVREHLKKKLPAYAVPSIIVPLIRFPLNPNGKIDRPALPFPEPAHLAAAGARRPSQLGAALTPTEKTMAGIWAELLGDRGVTADSIGGSDSFFDLGGHSIIAQQLFFKIRQEWKDIDVPMTTIFQYPTLRGFSSNIDQAMDPIGLRLDTAEAIEDDPEDEAYSADARELANQLIEFKTREPLDPKEEVHTFLTGATGFLGAYILRDILSRPGKVTVLVRAQDIDAAFGRVRQTCTAYGIWEENWVSRLEPLVGDLEKENFGLEPNTWNKLVDSVDVVVHNGALVHWVLPYSRLRGPNVISTMTALSMCAAGKAKNFGLVSSTSVLDTDYFVKLSDKSLAEGGTGVSEEDDLEGARKGLGTGYGQSKWAAEYLARQAGKKGLSGCVIRPGYVLGDPEYGTTNTDDFLVRILKGCIQLKSRPDITNTINMVPVTHVARVVVASSFNPPIAPLGVAQITSHPRITFNEFLGALEKFGYNVPLVSYPEWKQNMESYVADRSGTKEENALLPLYHFVTGDLPADTKAPELDDKNAAEALKKDEVWTGQDWSQGGAVTEETVGVYVSYLIELGFMPKPEKKGIKELVMSRLTDTMREGMKLVGGRRGV from the exons ATGGCGTCTCTTACCAAGGGGAGCATTCCAGATCCCACTGCAGACCTTCACTGGTCTGACTTCAAGGGGCCTATTCATGAGATTTTCGCAGGAAATGCCCGCAAACACCCGGAGCGGCCATGCGTGGTGGAAACTGCTACTAGCAAAACTCCAGAGCGCCAATTCACATATAAAGACATATTCGAGGCCACAGCCGTATTAGCGCACCATCTTGTGCAGAATGGCGTGCAGAGAGGCGAGGTGGTCATGATCTTCGCCCATCGTGGTGTAGATCTGGTCGTCGCTATCATGGCTGTACTTGCGGCAGGAGCGACCTTCTCTGTGCTGGATCCACT ATATCCCCCGGACCGCCAATGCATCTACCTCGAAGTCTCCCAGCCGCGCGCCCTCGTTGTCATCGATAAAGCCATTCGGGAAGCAGGCCCTCTCTCGGACCAGGTCCGTACCTACATCAAAGAGAATCTACAACTCAGGACCGAAATTCCTGCACTCGAGCTCAAGAATGATGGGACACTGATAGGAGGTACCAAAGATGGAAAGGATGTACTGGACGACCAGCAGCAACTTAGGGCCGAGCTTCCAGGAGTGCTGGTCGGGCCAGACTCAACTCCAACACTATCCTTTACCTCGGGCTCAGAAGGAAAGCCCAAGGGTGTCAAAGGGCGTCACTTCTCGCTCACACATTACTTTCCATGGATGGCTGAGACATTTGGACTGTCTGAGAATGACAAGTTCACTATGCTTTCTGGCATCGCCCATGATCCTATTCAGCGAGACATCTTTACACCCCTCTTTCTCGGCGCGCAACTACTCGTACCCAGCAAAGAGGACATACAGCACGAGAAGCTCGCTGAATGGATGCGCAAGTACGGCGCCACAGTCACACACCTTACACCTGCCATGGGCCAAATCCTCGTAGGAGGTGCATCGGCAGTGTTTCCCACCCTGCATCACTCATTCTTCGTAGGCGACCTATTGATCAAGCGAGACTGCAGAAGATTACAAAACCTAGCACCCAATGTGCGCATCGTGAACATGTACGGAACGACAGAAACCCAACGAGCCGTCAGCTACTATGAGCTGCCGAGCTGCACAGAAGCACCCGAATTCCTGGACAGCATTGGAGATGTGATTCCGGCTGGCCGTGGAATGAAGAATGTCCAGCTTTTAGTGGTCAATCGCGAAGATCGGAACCAGATTTGCAAACCTGGCGAGAGCGGTGAAATATACGTACGCGCCGGTGGTTTGGCCGAAGAATACCTTGGACTACCAGATCTGACAGCTGCCAAATTCGTCGACAATTGGTTTGTGGATCAACAAAAGTGGGTAGATGAGGACAAGAAGAAGGTAGAGAGTCTAGGTGCTGCTGAGCCGTGGCGGGAATTCTACAAAGGTCCCCGGGACAGGTTATACCGCTCTGGTGACTTGGGTCACTACTCGGAAGACGGCAACGTTCACTGCACAGGAAGAGTAGACTCGCAGGTCAAGATCCGTGGCTTCCGTATTGAACTGGGTGAGATTGACTCGCATCTATCTGCTCATCCACTGGTGCGCGAGAACGTCACTTTGCTCAAGCGTGATGCTTACGAAGAGCCAACACTTGTCA GCTACATCGTTCCTGAGATGAAGCGATGGTACGACTGGCTAGAAGAGCGTGGTGCCAAGGATAGCAATTCTGTCGAGGATACCAGCATGGTCACGATGCTGAAACGCTTCAAGTACCTACGCGATGACGTACGAGAACACTTGAAGAAGAAGCTCCCTGCTTATGCTGTACCATCCATCATCGTTCCACTCATCCGGTTCCCATTAAATCCGAACGGCAAGATCGATCGACCAGCGCTGCCTTTCCCCGAGCCAGCACATTTGGCAGCTGCAGGCGCGAGACGTCCTTCACAGTTGGGTGCAGCTTTGACACCAACTGAGAAGACCATGGCTGGCATATGGGCAGAGCTTCTGGGCGACCGCGGTGTCACAGCCGATAGCATCGGCGGAAGCGACTCCTTCTTCGACTTGGGTGGCCACAGTATCATTGCACAACAGTTGTTCTTCAAGATTCGGCAAGAATGGAAAGACATCGATGTGCCCATGACGACCATTTTCCAGTACCCTACATTGCGCGGCTTCTCGTCGAACATCGACCAGGCTATGGATCCTATTGGTTTGCGCTTGGACACGGCAGAGGCCATCGAAGATGATCCAGAGGATGAAGCTTACTCTGCGGACGCCAGGGAGCTTGCCAACCAGTTGATCGAGTTCAAGACCAGGGAACCTTTGGATCCAAAGGAAGAAGTACATACCTTCCTCACTGGTGCAACAGGTTTCTTGGGCGCCTACATCCTACGAGACATCCTATCTAGGCCCGGAAAAGTCACGGTACTTGTCCGTGCCCAAGATATCGACGCAGCATTCGGACGCGTGAGACAGACATGCACAGCATACGGCATCTGGGAGGAGAATTGGGTGTCTCGACTGGAGCCACTAGTCGGTGATCTCGAAAAAGAAAACTTCGGTCTTGAGCCGAACACCTGGAACAAGCTCGTGGACTCGGTCGACGTGGTCGTTCACAACGGTGCATTAGTGCATTGGGTTCTCCCATACTCTCGGTTGCGAGGACCCAATGTCATTTCAACCATGACGGCACTCTCCATGTGCGCAGCAGGCAAGGCCAAGAACTTTGGTCTTGTCAGCTCTACATCAGTACTTGACACAGATTACTTCGTTAAGCTCTCCGATAAGAGCCTTGCTGAGGGCGGCACAGGTGTCTCTGAAGAAGACGACCTAGAAGGTGCTCGTAAGGGCCTAGGAACCGGCTACGGTCAGTCCAAGTGGGCTGCTGAATATCTTGCACGGCAAGCTGGGAAGAAGGGACTGAGCGGCTGCGTCATCCGCCCTGGCTATGTCCTCGGAGACCCAGAGTATGGCACTACCAACACTGATGATTTCCTCGTCCGAATCCTCAAAGGTTGTATCCAACTCAAGTCTCGACCCGACATTACTAATACCATCAACATGGTGCCTGTGACACATGTTGCGCGTGTCGTTGTGGCGTCGTCTTTCAACCCACCTATCGCGCCACTCGGTGTTGCTCAGATCACCTCACATCCCCGTATCACTTTCAACGAGTTCCTAGGGGCTCTTGAGAAGTTTGGATACAACGTCCCATTGGTCTCATACCCAGAGTGGAAGCAGAATATGGAGAGCTATGTGGCGGACCGCTCAGGCACGAAGGAGGAGAATGCGCTTCTGCCGCTCTACCATTTCGTGACTGGGGACCTGCCAGCCGATACGAAAGCGCCTGAGCTTGATGACAAGAATGCGGCTGAGGCGTTGAAGAAGGACGAGGTATGGACCGGACAAGACTGGAGTCAAGGAGGAGCGGTGACGGAGGAAACTGTCGGTGTGTACGTCAGCTATCTAATTGAGCTGGGCTTCATGCCCAAGCCAGAGAAGAAGGGAATCAAGGAGCTAGTAATGAGTCGGCTGACAGATACGATGCGTGAGGGCATGAAGCTGGTAGGTGGCCGGAGGGGTGTGTAG
- a CDS encoding cyclin has translation MVEVIWQLSEPKSRCENASGRGVLPLRMFIQETLRRSRTSYSTLQVALYYLILIKPHLPKHDFTMSQPEDMSLRALQCGRRMFLAALILASKYLQDRNYSARAWSKISGLKVCEINTNEMAFLEAVNWKLHIVDSIWEKWQEVVLQHTPTLPPPSPGASIPNTWKDVIPMLTPDLDIVELAPKGPATPIRAPPRPQLNASPYCYPSPISYGSKESTPTPALYQVPRFLEPKPDLIRTPSLPSLARLGALPTPSLTPQSMASNTPAASAMAFGSSRRTSMTSAMQQAQCSSLARTCVDQFNPSMRTGLEAYHFPSRRPSLAPSNSSLSSSPESMISDNSRSSRASSISSVSSAGWAPNQSQAKLARLATCRNARLPYPALSKCKEQYEYAPSEPMSSPDLDSFHISDSDTSPAKVKSPAFVAPASRKRGRSSVELHQNVRHLLHTTRSAFDLRGQTAVLPDRSVAQSFILSGSEPKGLQSPKNTAPTCSRLPIQKDFGKKRSCCSTEAAQAYRPHGPGMWAGIL, from the coding sequence ATGGTCGAAGTCATCTGGCAGTTGTCTGAGCCCAAGAGCCGTTGTGAGAATGCTTCTGGCCGTGGGGTACTTCCTCTCCGCATGTTCATTCAAGAGACTCTCCGACGATCTCGCACCAGCTACTCGACACTGCAAGTTGCGCTGTACTACTTGATCCTGATCAAGCCTCACCTACCAAAGCATGACTTCACCATGTCACAGCCCGAGGACATGTCTCTTCGCGCCCTGCAATGTGGTCGCCGTATGTTCCTAGCCGCGCTTATCCTCGCGTCAAAGTATCTGCAGGACCGCAATTACTCGGCTCGCGCATGGAGCAAGATCTCTGGCCTCAAGGTTTGCGAGATCAACACCAACGAGATGGCCTTCCTCGAAGCTGTGAACTGGAAGCTACACATTGTAGACTCCATTTGGGAGAAGTGGCAGGAGGTTGTCCTTCAACACACACCTACACTTCCACCTCCATCCCCCGGCGCTTCCATTCCTAACACTTGGAAAGACGTTATCCCGATGTTGACACCTGATTTGGATATCGTCGAGTTGGCTCCCAAAGGCCCTGCTACTCCTATCCGTGCGCCACCGCGTCCACAACTAAACGCGTCGCCTTACTGCTACCCATCGCCTATCAGCTATGGATCGAAAGAGAGCACGCCAACCCCAGCTCTTTATCAAGTGCCTCGTTTTTTGGAGCCTAAACCAGATCTTATCCGCACTCCGTCTTTGCCGTCTCTCGCTCGCTTGGGTGCCTTGCCTACGCCATCCTTGACGCCTCAATCCATGGCTAGCAACACTCCTGCAGCGAGTGCTATGGCCTTTGGATCGTCGCGACGCACGTCGATGACTTCAGCAATGCAACAGGCACAGTGCTCGTCATTGGCGCGCACCTGTGTAGACCAGTTCAACCCAAGCATGAGGACCGGCCTGGAGGCTTACCACTTCCCGAGCCGACGACCTTCGCTAGCTCCTTCCAACTCATCATTGTCATCCTCTCCAGAGTCAATGATCTCAGACAACTCTCGCTCTTCGCGTGCCTCGTCGATCTCGTCAGTTTCGTCTGCGGGTTGGGCGCCAAACCAAAGTCAGGCCAAGTTGGCTCGATTGGCGACCTGCCGCAACGCAAGACTGCCGTATCCTGCATTGTCAAAGTGCAAAGAGCAGTACGAGTATGCCCCGAGCGAGCCCATGTCTTCGCCTGATCTGGATAGCTTTCACATCAGTGATTCGGATACCTCACCAGCCAAGGTCAAGAGCCCTGCGTTCGTCGCTCCTGCAAGTCGCAAGCGTGGAAGGTCATCGGTCGAACTCCATCAGAACGTGCGCCACCTACTGCATACCACCCGCTCTGCGTTTGACCTTCGTGGTCAAACAGCTGTGCTCCCTGATCGGTCGGTTGCACAGTCATTCATCCTCTCAGGCAGTGAACCCAAAGGGCTGCAGTCCCCGAAGAACACTGCTCCTACTTGCTCGCGTCTTCCCATCCAGAAAGACTTTGGCAAGAAGAGGTCCTGCTGTAGCACCGAAGCTGCGCAGGCCTATCGTCCACATGGACCTGGCATGTGGGCCGGTATCTTATAA
- a CDS encoding HypB, Ni2+-binding GTPase involved in regulation expression and maturation of urease and hydrogenase, translating into MSHSHSHDGAPHSHSNAAADHGHTHEILDGPGSYVGREMPIIEGRDWEDRSFTIGIGGPVGSGKTALMLALCKHLRTRFSIAAVTNDIFTREDCEFLTKNNALPAERIVAVETGGCPHAAVREDISVNLMTLTNLHHKFNTDLLLIESGGDNLAANYSRELADFIIYVIDVAGGDKIPRKGGPGITQSDLLVVNKIDLAEAVGADLSVMERDSRRMREGGPTIFAVVKRDQGVDAIVDLILSAWKASGAGQARKEKFEPTLME; encoded by the exons ATGTCACACAGTCACTCGCATGACGGCGCTCCCCATTCGCATTCGAACGCCGCCGCAGATCACGGCCACACCCATGAGATCCTCGATGGGCCTGGGAGCTACGTGGGCCGCGAAATGCCCATTATAGAAGGCAGAGATTGGGAAGATCGGTCCTTCACTATTGGGATTGGAGG GCCTGTAGGATCAGGGAAAACAGCGCTCATGCTGGCTCTCTGCAAGCATTTGCGAACACGCTTCTCCATAGCTGCCGTTACAAACGATATCTTCACACGGGAAGACTGTGAGTTCCTGACCAAGAACAATGCTCTACCCGC CGAGCGTATCGTCGCTGTCGAGACGGGAGGCTGCCCTCACGCCGCCGTCCGCGAAGACATCTCCGTCAATCTCATGACGCTCACGAACCTCCACCACAAGTTCAACACCGATCTCCTCCTCATCGAGTCTGGCGGCGACAATCTCGCAGCGAACTACTCGCGTGAACTTGCCGACTTCATCATCTACGTCATCGATGTCGCGGGCGGTGACAAGATTCCTAGGAAGGGCGGGCCTGGTATCACACAGTCAGACCTGTTGGTCGTAAACAAAATTGATTTGGCCGAGGCAGTAGGTGCTGATCTAAGTGTTATGGAAAGAGATAGCAGAAGAATGCGCGAAGGTGGTCCGACCATATTCGCAGTGGTCAAGAGAGACCAGGGTGTTGATGCGATTGTGGATTTAATTCTGTCTGCATGGAAGGCTTCGGGTGCTGGCCAGGCGCGCAAGGAGAAGTTTGAACCCACATTGATGGAGTAA
- a CDS encoding CaiC, Acyl-CoA synthetase (AMP-forming)/AMP-acid ligase II encodes MDLGDLAVPVAGAIAGVSAAAAYIDAKYHISKDIRGIRGAKAAQRAIEKNAQGKGLSLWYQFEAQVQRLPSTEECIWSRTGCYTWAETYANACRYGQYLHQNGVEPGQLFAMYMMNRPEFMFTHLGSWSIGSAPAWINYNLAGDALVHCLKVSGAKVLVVDEDTDCRARIEAVRERLENDLGIKILVLDDQLKGEISRTEPKRPENELRAGVKPNFPLFLFYTSGTTGHPKACPFPTIRAAGLTGRVGGMGLKVGPNGDRWYVCMPLYHGTGGTTALVCMIAGITLCIGTKFSTSKFWIDVCDSRSTAMVYVGETARYLLNAPPSDLDRKHNVRCMFGNGLRPDVWQRFVDRFGIKLVGEFFNSTEGVMALFNPSSGPFTATSVGHQGLIDRWRFRNTYVPVEVDMVTGDLLRDPKTGFCKRKSYEEGSEILVQMPSEDAFVGYWNNPEATQSRFERNVFQKGDLWYRTGDALRRDADGRWFFMDRLGDTFRWKSENVSTAEVSEALGSFPGIQEANVYGVEVPGHDGRAGCAAIYIDPAHRDSFNFNALLAHAKQKLPKYAVPVFLRVQKAVTTMHNNKQNKVPLRNDGIDLRKLMERADKEAAEKGVEAEYDTMYWHPAGLGVGKGRADGDSYVLYTMEDWDTLKGSAAKL; translated from the exons ATGGATCTAGGTGATTTAG CTGTGCCTGTAGCAGGCGCAATCGCAGGTGTTAGTGCCGCAGCCGCTTATATCGACGCCAAATACCACATCTCCAAAGACATACGAGGCATTCGCGGCGCCAAAGCAGCGCAACGCGCCATCGAGAAGAATG CACAAGGCAAAGGCCTTTCCCTATGGTATCAGTTCGAAGCCCAAGTCCAACGTCTGCCCTCGACCGAAGAGTGCATCTGGTCCCGCACCGGCTGCTACACCTGGGCCGAAACCTACGCCAACGCCTGTCGATATGGCCAATATCTCCACCAGAACGGCGTTGAGCCCGGCCAGCTTTTTGCCATGTACATGATGAACCGACCCGAGTTCATGTTCACACATCTGGGCAGCTGGAGTATAGGAAGCGCGCCGGCATGGATCAACTACAACTTGGCAGGCGATGCGCTGGTACATTGCTTGAAAGTGAGCGGTGCCAAGGTTCTGGTGGTAGATGAGGACACAGACTGCAGGGCCAGGATTGAGGCGGTGAGGGAGAGACTGGAGAATGATCTGGGTATCAAGATTCTGGTGCTCGACGACCAGCTAAAGGGAGAGATCTCAAGGACAGAACCCAAGCGGCCTGAGAATGAATTGAGGGCAGGTGTAAAGCCAAACTTCCCCCTCTTCCTATTCTACACAAG TGGCACAACCGGGCACCCGAAAGCCTGTCCGTTCCCGACGATAAGAGCTGCTGGCTTAACAGGCCGCGTGGGTGGTATGGGACTAAAGGTTGGGCCTAATGGGGATAGATGGTATGTTTGCATGCCTTTGTACCACGGCACCGGAGGTACGACAGCGCTCGTTTGCATGATCGCCGGTATCACCCTCTGCATCGGCACCAAGTTTTCCACATCAAAATTCTGGATCGACGTATGCGACTCAAGATCTACCGCCATGGTGTACGTTGGAGAGACTGCTCGATATCTCCTCAACGCCCCACCCAGCGACCTCGACCGCAAGCACAACGTCCGATGCATGTTTGGAAACGGCCTCCGTCCCGATGTGTGGCAGCGCTTTGTTGATCGTTTCGGCATCAAGTTAGTCGGCGAGTTTTTCAACAGTACTGAGGGTGTCATGGCTCTCTTCAACCCCTCTAGCGGACCCTTCACAGCGACCTCGGTAGGGCACCAAGGTCTCATTGACCGTTGGCGTTTTCGCAACACCTATGTTCCGGTCGAAGTCGACATGGTAACAGGTGATCTCCTCCGCGACCCCAAGACCGGCTTCTGCAAACGCAAGTCGTACGAGGAAGGCAGTGAGATCCTTGTCCAGATGCCAAGTGAGGATGCTTTCGTCGGCTACTGGAACAACCCAGAAGCTACTCAGAGTCGTTTCGAGCGCAATGTCTTCCAGAAGGGTGATCTCTGGTACCGTACTGGTGACGCTCTCCGTCGTGACGCCGATGGCAGATGGTTCTTCATGGACCGATTGGGCGACACTTTCCGCTGGAAGTCTGAGAACGTAAGCACAGCAGAAGTCAGCGAAGCCCTCGGCTCCTTCCCCGGCATCCAAGAAGCAAACGTTTATGGCGTAGAAGTGCCAGGTCACGACGGTCGAGCGGGATGTGCAGCCATCTACATCGACCCTGCACACCGAGACTCTTTCAACTTCAACGCCTTGCTCGCACACGCAAAGCAGAAGCTGCCCAAGTATGCAGTGCCTGTGTTTTTGAGGGTACAAAAGGCAGTGACTACCATGCACAACAACAAACAGAACAAGGTCCCGCTCAGGAACGATGGCATCGATCTCAGGAAGCTTATGGAGCGCGCAGACAAAGAGGCAGCTGAGAAgggcgtagaggcagaaTATGATACCATGTACTGGCATCCCGCTGGGCTTGGTGTTGGCAAGGGAAGGGCGGATGGAGACAGCTATGTTTTGTACACAATGGAGGATTGGGATACGCTCAAGGGCAGTGCTGCTAAGCTATAA